DNA sequence from the Sulfurimonas sediminis genome:
AATTTCAGCGAAGAAGAAAAAAGAATCTACCTGAAGCAGTTGAGAAAAGCTCGTCCTTTGGTAGAGGATTTTTGTTTGAAAGACCAAGGGTGGTACAGATGTCCAAAACTGACATTTGAGTTTGACGAACAGTTGAAAAAATCCCAAAATATTGAAGATTTGTTTAAAAAAATAGCCAAAGAGCATAAAGGAGAAGCATCATGAGTTTGCAAGGTGATATAGCATCTGTAGTCAAATCCGTTGATTTGGAACTTTATGACACGGTTGTTGTCAATGAAAATGATGAAACAATTTTTCGCATAAGTGTCATTTCTCCCGAAATAGAAAACGGCAAACGCAAAGGGGTCAGCCTGGATGCGTGTGTTGAGTTAACACATCTCATTTCTCCCTTACTGGATGTTACTCCTCCAGTTTCCGGCGAATACAGACTGGAAGTCGGCAGTCCCGGCATCGAGAGAAAGCTGACAACGTTAGAACATTTCAAGAAATCTCTTGGTGAAAATGTCTCCCTGCTTTTAGATGAAAAAGTAAAAATAAAAGGCAGACTCAGCAAAGTTGAGGGAAACAGACTTTTTGTAGAAAAAGAGGGGCAAACAGAAGAGATTGACTTTAATGCAGTAAAAAAAGCAAAAACCTATTTTGAATGGTAACAGATCACAGCTTTTATATGAACCTGGCCGTTGAAGAGGCTTGGAAATATCAAGGATTGACCTACCCAAACCCTGCAGTAGGCTGTACACTCAGAGGTGAACATGGTGAAATTTTAGCTGTTGAAGCACATCACAAAGCCGGAGAGCCGCATGCTGAAGTGAATGCTTTGAAGTCTGCATACTACAAACTGACACAAAACAAAGAAATACTGCAGCTTTTTACCTCCGAACAAATCCATACTTTTTTACTGAAAAACCATAACAATATTTTTAAAAACTGTTCTTTGTATTCTACTCTCGAACCCTGTTCCCATGTAGGCAAAACCCCCTCATGTGCTAATCTGATTGCACAACTTGGCATAAAAAATCTTTATATCGGTGTAGAAGATTCAAATGAAACTGCGGCAAACGGCAATGCACTTTTAGTGCAGAGCGGCTTACATGTACGCTTACATGTAAGCAAAGAAAAATGTGAAGATCTGCTCTTTCCGTTTCAAAAATTTCTCAAAGAGAGATTTGTTTTTTTTAAATGGGCACAACGACTGAACGGCACAACGGATGGAGGCATTATCAGTTCTGAGGCTTCAAGAAAAAATGTCCATGCTATGCGTAATGTATGCGATCTGCTTGTTATCGGCGGCAATACGGTCCGCTGTGACAGACCGACACTTGATGCACGCTTGGTCAACGGAAAAGCTCCCGATATTTTAATCCTTTCCCGTCAAAAAGAGTTTGACAGAAGCATTCCTCTGTTTCAGGTGCCAAATCGAAAAGTAATTATAGAGAGTGATTTTTCTTTACTGAAAAATTATAAAAATATTATGATTGAAGGCAGTGCAAAAATGTATGAGTTAAGTCGTGATATTGTTGATTATTATCTGTGTTATCTTGCTCCTGCGTTTGGCGGAGAGGAGGGATTTAAAAATATTGAGGATAAATTTGAGATTTTAAATGCAGGCAAAGAAGCAGAAGATATAATACTGTGGATGAAAAGAAGGATATGAATTTATGAGTATTTTAGACCAAAAAGATGATGTAAAACAAGAAAAAATCGTCTCTATGTTTGATGATATTGCATCAACGTATGATACTGCAAACCGCGTGATGAGTATGGGTGTGGATATTTCATGGCGAAAAAAAGCCTGTGATTTGGCTTTTGAGTATTATGGTAAAAAAAATATTGATAAAATTGTAGATGTTGCCTGCGGTACCGGAGACATGATGGGGTACTGGAAGAAACAGTCGCAAAAAGCAGATGTGCAAATCGCTGAATTTGTGGGTGTTGACCCATCTAACGGCATGGTCGATGTTGCCCGCAAGAAATTTCCCGATTTTTCATATTATATCGCAAAAGCAACCCAGATACCGCTTGAAGATGCCAGTGCAGATATTTTAAGCATCACTTATGGTATTCGTAATGTTGTTGAGCGACAAGAAGCATTTTATGAATTTAACAGAATGCTTAAAAAAGAGGGACTTGTTGTCATTTTGGAATTCATGAAAGATGAAAACAAAAATATCCTTAAAAAAATCCGTGATATTTATATGCATAAAATTCTCCCTTATGTCGGTGCCGCCATCTCCAAAAATTTAGAAGCATACACTTACCTGCCAGATTCTATAGAAAATTTTGTAACCATCCAGGGCATGCAAAAAGAGCTGGAAAATGCAGGCTTTGAAATGCTCCACACACAAAGTTTTTCAATGGATATTTCAACACTTATAATCGCCCGTAAAAAGTAGAAAAAAGCATGCACACACTTTCAGTCTCCGCTTTGAATGAGCAGATTAAAACTGTTTTAGAGAGTTCATTTGAAAGAGTATATGTCGAGGGAGAGCTCTCCCGTATCACT
Encoded proteins:
- the ubiE gene encoding bifunctional demethylmenaquinone methyltransferase/2-methoxy-6-polyprenyl-1,4-benzoquinol methylase UbiE — its product is MSILDQKDDVKQEKIVSMFDDIASTYDTANRVMSMGVDISWRKKACDLAFEYYGKKNIDKIVDVACGTGDMMGYWKKQSQKADVQIAEFVGVDPSNGMVDVARKKFPDFSYYIAKATQIPLEDASADILSITYGIRNVVERQEAFYEFNRMLKKEGLVVILEFMKDENKNILKKIRDIYMHKILPYVGAAISKNLEAYTYLPDSIENFVTIQGMQKELENAGFEMLHTQSFSMDISTLIIARKK
- the ribD gene encoding bifunctional diaminohydroxyphosphoribosylaminopyrimidine deaminase/5-amino-6-(5-phosphoribosylamino)uracil reductase RibD produces the protein MVTDHSFYMNLAVEEAWKYQGLTYPNPAVGCTLRGEHGEILAVEAHHKAGEPHAEVNALKSAYYKLTQNKEILQLFTSEQIHTFLLKNHNNIFKNCSLYSTLEPCSHVGKTPSCANLIAQLGIKNLYIGVEDSNETAANGNALLVQSGLHVRLHVSKEKCEDLLFPFQKFLKERFVFFKWAQRLNGTTDGGIISSEASRKNVHAMRNVCDLLVIGGNTVRCDRPTLDARLVNGKAPDILILSRQKEFDRSIPLFQVPNRKVIIESDFSLLKNYKNIMIEGSAKMYELSRDIVDYYLCYLAPAFGGEEGFKNIEDKFEILNAGKEAEDIILWMKRRI
- a CDS encoding ribosome maturation factor, producing the protein MSLQGDIASVVKSVDLELYDTVVVNENDETIFRISVISPEIENGKRKGVSLDACVELTHLISPLLDVTPPVSGEYRLEVGSPGIERKLTTLEHFKKSLGENVSLLLDEKVKIKGRLSKVEGNRLFVEKEGQTEEIDFNAVKKAKTYFEW
- the rbfA gene encoding 30S ribosome-binding factor RbfA encodes the protein MNEAQIKLKRTEALLAELIPEALSQLNDNRLHELSVIEVKCSRGRSDAKVYIDPANFSEEEKRIYLKQLRKARPLVEDFCLKDQGWYRCPKLTFEFDEQLKKSQNIEDLFKKIAKEHKGEAS